GTGCCGACGAGCAGGGCCCCCACCATGCGCGCCTCGGTGAGGTCGGCGCCATCGAGCGTGGCGTTGAGCAGCTTCGCGTGATCGAATCGGACCCCGCGCAGCACGCTGCGCGAGAAATTGGCCTGGGTGGCGAGCACCTGGGTCATGTCGGCGCCCTCGAAATCGGCGTCGGCGGCATAGGCCTCGTCGAGGCGGCAGCGGGCGAGCAGTGCCCCCTTGGCGTTCACCTGGTAGAGCACCGCGTTGTGGAGGTTGGCGCCCGTGAGATCGGCGCCGCTGAGGTCGGCCGATTTCAGGTTCACACCGATGAGATCGGCGCCGGCGAGGCGCAGGCCGGCCAGGTCGACCCCCTCAAGATCGACCCCCTCGGGTCGCACGGACTTCCATTCGTTGTAGCGCTTGATGGACTTGCGGAGAAGTTCGATGGCCTGTGTGTCGGGCAAGGGCGCTGCGGCTCCTCGGTGGGTGGAATGGGCGACGGGTGCGGTGGGCGACAGGAAGGGCGCGCTTGCGGCGGGAATGCTCGCAAAGCCCCGGCGCGTCTCCTGGCGCGACCCCGGCACTTTTCAGAAACAAGACGAGGCCCGCGCGGCGTCAACCAGCAACTTCATCATTATCACAGGTCTTTCGGGCGCAGGCAAGTCTCTGGCGAGCCGCTGCTTCGAAGACCTGAACTTCTTCTGCGTCGACAACCTGCCTCCCGCCTTGCTCCCGAAGTTCGCCCAGCTGTGCGCGACCTCCGAGATCCAGAACGTGGCCCTGGTCATCGACATCCGCGGCCGCGACTTCTTCCGAGAGCTCGACTCGGCCCTCGACGAGATGCGGCGCGATGGCGTTCCATTCCAGGTGATCTTCCTCGATGCCTCCGATCAGACCCTGGTCACCCGTTTCTCGGAGACCCGCCGAAAGCACCCGCTGAGCTCGGGCGGGCGCGTTCTCGATGACATCCGGCACGAGCGCAAGCTGCTCGAGAACCTGCGCACGCGCGCCGATCTCATCCTCGACACGTCGATTCTCTCCCCCACCCGCCTGAAGGAAGAGATCATCTCCCGCATCGCGGCCCCGCCGGCGGGCGGCCGCATCATGGTGACCATTCTCTCGTTCGGCTTCAAGTACGGGCTTCCGATGGACGCCGACCTCGTGTTCGATGTGCGATTCCTCTCGAACCCGTATTACGTGGCGTCGCTGCGCGATCAGACCGGCAACGACGCCGACGTGCGAGACTACGTGCTCGCCCAGGCCAAGGCCCAGGCCTTCCTCGACCACCTCTACCAGATGACCGATTTCCTCATTCCCGAGTACGTGCAGGAAGGCAAGACCCATCTCACCGTGGCCATCGGCTGCACGGGGGGCAAGCACCGCTCCATCACGCTCGCCAACGAGCTGGCGCGCCACATGCAGTCGAGCAGCTTCAAGGTGGTCATCAAGCACCGAGACGTTCACCGATGAACCGCCTCCGGCGTCTCTTCAAGTGGCTCCACCCCGGCATGGGGGTGAAGCGCTGGCTCTTCCTCTCATCGACCGGCCTCGTGCTCTTCACCATCGGCATCGTTCTGTATGTGAAGTTCCGCTGGGCGTACTGGCTGCAGGCGCACGTGGTACGCCCCTTCAACGACCTGACGGGAAACCTGGTGCCGTTCTGGGCGTTCTACCTGGTGCTCATGACGGCGGGCATCGTGCTCATGGTGGGGGGCATCCAGCGGTGGTTCTCGGTCATCTACCGCGCTGTGGCGCCCTATGGATCTCGGCGCCTCGTCGATGTGATGTACGAGCGCATGGCCCTGGCCAAGAGCACGAGCTTCGTCACCGTGGGCGGGGGCACGGGCCTTTCGAGCCTGCTGCGCGGCCTCAAGGCCTACACCTCGAACATC
The genomic region above belongs to Pseudomonadota bacterium and contains:
- a CDS encoding pentapeptide repeat-containing protein — protein: MPDTQAIELLRKSIKRYNEWKSVRPEGVDLEGVDLAGLRLAGADLIGVNLKSADLSGADLTGANLHNAVLYQVNAKGALLARCRLDEAYAADADFEGADMTQVLATQANFSRSVLRGVRFDHAKLLNATLDGADLTEARMVGALLVGT
- the rapZ gene encoding RNase adapter RapZ, whose amino-acid sequence is MLAKPRRVSWRDPGTFQKQDEARAASTSNFIIITGLSGAGKSLASRCFEDLNFFCVDNLPPALLPKFAQLCATSEIQNVALVIDIRGRDFFRELDSALDEMRRDGVPFQVIFLDASDQTLVTRFSETRRKHPLSSGGRVLDDIRHERKLLENLRTRADLILDTSILSPTRLKEEIISRIAAPPAGGRIMVTILSFGFKYGLPMDADLVFDVRFLSNPYYVASLRDQTGNDADVRDYVLAQAKAQAFLDHLYQMTDFLIPEYVQEGKTHLTVAIGCTGGKHRSITLANELARHMQSSSFKVVIKHRDVHR